In Streptomyces nodosus, one DNA window encodes the following:
- a CDS encoding hemolysin family protein, whose protein sequence is MTEVLLLLVAVLLSLACGAFVAAEFSLTTVERSALEQAARRGERGATGALKAVRNLTFQLSGAQLGITVTNLVVGMLSEPSIAKLIAGPLGALGLSRSTATTVALVIGTGLSTMFLMVVGELVPKNWAISSPLTVVKRVGTPQRWFSTAFRPFITHLNNTANHVVRRFGIEPAEELASARGPQELVALARHSAKEGALEADTAELFVRTLNLAGLSAENVMTPRIQVIALDVQATCQDVMNATRATGLSRFPVYRGSLDSVTGVAHIKDVLAVPADQRHSCSVSQVLREPLFVPASLTVDRLLDRLSGRNTMAVVIDEYGGTAGVVTLEDIVEEVVGEVRDEHDPLETPDLAPAGSDDTGRALYWADGSARVDQLARVGLRVSDGPYETLAGLVAHALGRIPVTGDSVEFAGWRLEVMDASGHRAARLLMHAPPAAPGQGQEER, encoded by the coding sequence ATGACCGAAGTGCTCCTCCTGCTGGTGGCCGTCCTTCTCTCGCTGGCCTGTGGCGCGTTCGTCGCGGCGGAGTTCTCCCTCACCACGGTCGAGCGCAGTGCCCTGGAGCAGGCCGCACGACGAGGTGAGCGCGGCGCTACGGGCGCCCTCAAGGCCGTACGGAACCTGACGTTCCAGCTCTCCGGCGCCCAGCTGGGGATCACGGTCACCAATCTGGTGGTCGGCATGCTCTCCGAGCCGTCGATCGCCAAGCTGATCGCCGGGCCGCTGGGCGCGCTGGGCCTGTCGCGTTCGACGGCCACCACCGTCGCCCTGGTCATCGGCACGGGGCTGTCCACCATGTTTCTGATGGTGGTCGGCGAGCTGGTGCCCAAGAACTGGGCGATCTCCTCGCCCCTGACCGTGGTCAAGCGGGTGGGCACGCCACAGCGCTGGTTCAGCACCGCCTTCCGCCCCTTCATCACCCATCTGAACAACACGGCCAACCATGTCGTACGCCGCTTCGGCATCGAACCGGCCGAGGAACTGGCCTCCGCCCGCGGCCCCCAGGAACTGGTGGCGCTCGCCCGGCACTCCGCGAAGGAGGGCGCCCTGGAGGCGGACACCGCCGAGCTGTTCGTCCGCACCCTCAACCTGGCCGGCCTGAGCGCGGAGAACGTGATGACCCCGCGGATCCAGGTGATCGCCCTGGACGTCCAGGCGACCTGCCAGGACGTGATGAACGCGACGCGCGCCACGGGGCTGTCCCGCTTCCCCGTCTACCGCGGCAGCCTCGACTCGGTGACCGGCGTGGCGCACATCAAGGACGTGCTGGCCGTGCCCGCGGACCAACGGCACAGCTGTTCGGTCTCACAGGTGCTGCGGGAGCCGCTGTTCGTGCCGGCCTCCCTCACCGTCGACCGGCTCCTCGACCGGCTCTCCGGCCGGAACACCATGGCCGTCGTCATCGACGAGTACGGCGGCACCGCCGGGGTCGTCACACTGGAGGACATCGTGGAGGAGGTCGTCGGCGAGGTGCGGGACGAGCACGATCCGCTCGAGACGCCCGATCTGGCCCCGGCCGGCTCGGACGACACCGGCCGGGCACTGTACTGGGCCGACGGATCGGCTCGGGTCGACCAGCTGGCACGCGTCGGGCTGCGGGTGTCCGACGGTCCCTACGAGACGCTCGCCGGCCTGGTCGCCCATGCGCTCGGCCGTATACCGGTCACGGGTGACAGCGTCGAGTTCGCCGGCTGGCGCCTGGAGGTGATGGACGCGTCGGGGCACCGGGCCGCGCGCCTGCTGATGCACGCTCCGCCCGCAGCGCCGGGGCAGGGGCAGGAGGAGCGGTGA
- a CDS encoding PP2C family protein-serine/threonine phosphatase, with translation MALPLGLIATVMLVDSLSPSDVVLPLDPLLIAAPAITASFANSLITGIIGAIDVAGMAETGLLHHLLGSMFFDTEVVALVAVAVIVTVCRRLRERHWRELTQVRAVSEATQRVVLRPLPRRIGPLRVASVYLAAQEQALIGGDLYAAIRTSTGTRLIIGDVMGKGLTAIGDAALLLGAFREAAHRQAALPDLMAYLEHSVCWNLAEPTEADQAAECFITAAVIDIPDATPQMHMVTCGHPPPLLLHERQISTLRATRPAPPLGLGELTSPDYHVDTFPLEPGDLLLMYTDGVIEARDPRGAFYPLAERAGSRVRDSPQALIHHLRTDLLAHVGGHLSDDAAMIALERTNGPAPNSSRSSRAPPRTDAEPRLLKGTARCATCRFHLAPPFRPRVTLSRYVILETSIGVALWGRVRRWRSRR, from the coding sequence TTGGCCCTTCCTCTCGGGCTGATCGCCACCGTCATGCTGGTCGACTCGCTGAGCCCGAGCGATGTGGTGCTCCCGCTGGACCCGCTGTTGATCGCGGCGCCCGCGATCACCGCATCCTTCGCCAACAGTCTCATCACGGGAATCATCGGTGCCATCGACGTAGCTGGAATGGCCGAAACCGGCCTGCTGCACCACCTCCTGGGGTCGATGTTCTTCGATACGGAGGTCGTCGCCCTGGTTGCGGTTGCGGTCATCGTCACCGTGTGCCGACGTCTGCGGGAGCGGCATTGGCGTGAACTGACGCAGGTGCGGGCGGTGTCCGAGGCCACCCAGCGGGTGGTGCTGCGACCGTTACCGCGACGGATCGGACCGTTGCGGGTCGCCTCGGTGTACCTGGCGGCACAGGAGCAGGCCCTGATCGGCGGCGACCTGTACGCGGCCATCCGCACCTCGACCGGCACCCGGCTGATCATCGGGGATGTGATGGGCAAGGGCCTGACCGCGATCGGTGACGCCGCGCTGCTGCTCGGCGCTTTCCGGGAGGCCGCGCACCGCCAGGCCGCCCTGCCCGACCTGATGGCCTATCTGGAGCACAGCGTCTGCTGGAACCTGGCCGAACCCACGGAAGCGGACCAGGCCGCGGAGTGCTTCATCACCGCAGCCGTCATCGACATCCCCGACGCAACACCGCAGATGCACATGGTCACCTGTGGACACCCGCCTCCCTTGCTGTTGCACGAGCGGCAGATCAGCACGCTGCGCGCGACACGTCCCGCGCCTCCCCTGGGGCTGGGCGAACTCACCTCCCCCGACTACCACGTCGACACCTTCCCGCTCGAGCCCGGTGACCTGCTGCTGATGTACACCGACGGCGTCATCGAGGCCCGCGACCCGCGCGGTGCCTTCTACCCGCTGGCCGAGCGGGCCGGCTCCCGGGTGCGTGACAGCCCCCAGGCACTGATCCACCATCTGCGCACCGACTTGCTCGCCCACGTCGGCGGACACCTGTCCGACGACGCCGCCATGATCGCCCTCGAACGCACCAACGGCCCCGCACCGAACAGCTCGCGCAGCAGCCGGGCCCCACCCCGGACCGACGCCGAGCCGAGGCTCCTGAAAGGGACTGCCCGCTGCGCGACATGCCGTTTCCACCTGGCGCCGCCGTTCCGTCCGAGGGTCACCCTCTCCCGTTACGTCATCCTGGAGACTTCGATCGGTGTGGCTTTGTGGGGTCGCGTCAGGAGATGGCGTTCTCGCCGGTGA
- a CDS encoding DUF1963 domain-containing protein, with the protein MRLRNRYDHPVCSQEFLDALWGFDHEVGHQVGGHAHSVQSPVEIEIAEAVLDGEVSWGDARLSEEAGRWVLLAQFDSEVAADMMWGDAGALYWLIRPEDLAEQRFERAMFTWQCG; encoded by the coding sequence GTGCGCCTGAGGAACCGGTACGACCACCCCGTCTGCTCACAGGAGTTCCTGGACGCGCTGTGGGGGTTCGACCACGAGGTGGGGCACCAGGTCGGCGGCCATGCGCACTCGGTGCAGAGCCCGGTGGAGATCGAGATCGCGGAGGCGGTCCTGGACGGCGAGGTGTCCTGGGGCGACGCACGGCTGTCCGAGGAGGCGGGCCGCTGGGTGCTTCTGGCCCAGTTCGACAGCGAGGTCGCCGCCGACATGATGTGGGGCGATGCCGGAGCACTGTACTGGCTGATCCGCCCGGAGGACCTGGCCGAGCAGCGCTTCGAGCGGGCGATGTTCACCTGGCAGTGCGGCTGA
- a CDS encoding GNAT family N-acetyltransferase, with translation MSDLRIRHAALSDIDTVLRFWRDAAEGTSISDDHDGVARLIARDPEALLLAERDGVLAGTVIAGFDGWRCSAYRLAVHPDHRRQGIATALLEAAEQRFAALGGRRVDAMVLEANEQAHHAWAATGYHRENHWRRWVKPL, from the coding sequence ATGAGCGATCTCCGCATCCGCCACGCCGCCCTCTCGGACATCGACACCGTGCTGCGGTTCTGGCGCGACGCAGCGGAAGGAACGAGCATCAGCGACGACCACGACGGAGTGGCCCGACTCATCGCACGAGACCCCGAGGCCCTGCTCCTCGCCGAGCGCGACGGCGTCCTCGCCGGAACCGTCATAGCCGGCTTCGACGGATGGCGATGCTCCGCCTACCGACTGGCCGTACACCCCGACCACCGCCGCCAAGGCATCGCCACCGCCCTGCTGGAAGCCGCCGAACAACGCTTCGCCGCCCTCGGCGGGCGACGCGTCGACGCCATGGTCCTGGAAGCCAACGAACAGGCCCACCACGCGTGGGCCGCCACCGGCTACCACCGTGAGAATCACTGGCGGCGCTGGGTCAAACCGCTGTAG